The genomic window CCGGCACGCCGGTCATCATTCAGGGGGCTGCCGGGTCGGGCAAGACGACCATCGGCTTTCACCGCCTTGCCTGGATGACGAGCGGCGACCGAGGCCCGCATCAGGCGCGGCCCGAGGCATGCATGGTTCTGATGCCCAACCGGGTGCTGGCGGCTTACGCGGCGCGCATCCTGCCCGAACTCGGCATCGGCGGCGTCAGCGTGACCACGCCCGAAGCCTGGGCCACCGCGCTGCTGGGCCTCGAAAAACTGGAAATCACCGACCGCACACTCTCGCTGCTGCTCACCGATACCGACAACGGACGCCGGGCGCTGGCGTGGCGGCGGGCCAAGCTGCTCGGCGACGCCCGGATGCTCGACGTGGTGCGGACCCACCTCTGGAACAAGTTCGGGGCGGCCATCACCGGCCAGAGCTTGCAGGAAAACATCGAGGTGGCGGGGCGCGGGCTGCTGACCTTCAGCCTGAGCGAGAGCGACCTCGCCGACAAGCTGCACGACGTGTTCGCGCAAGACCCCCTCGACGGCTACCGCGCCGGCTTCCGGCGGCTGGTGGAGGAAGAAGCCGTCTCGCGCCTGCGGGTGCCCGAGGAAGAGGAAGCGAGCGTGCGGCGGCAACTCAGCAAGCCGCTCACCACGCTGCTGGGGCGCATTTTCGCCTCGACGACGCCCGTGACCGAGGCCCGGCGCCTGCTCGCCGACGCGGACGCCCTGGCCGCGAGCGGACTGCTGAGCGACAAGGAAATCCGGCTGCTGCTCGCCGATCCGCTCAGCGGCATTCCGACCCCGCGCCGGCTCACGCCGACGTGACCGAGCTGCCCATCATGCTGGCGGTGCAGGCGTTTACCGGCGGCATCGGGCGAGCGGTGGGGCGCACGTTGGAGCCGTTCGACCATGTGGTGCTCGACGAGGCGCAAGACTATTCGCCGCTGCTCTACGCCCTGCTCGCCCGCGCCGCGCGCCCGGGGCACGTCACTGCGTTGGGCGACCTCAACCAGGGGATGCACGGCTACAAGGGGCCGAGCAAGTGGCAGGACGTGCAGGACCAGTTACCGGGGGCACAGGTGCTGACGCTCTCGCGCACCTACCGCTCCACCCGGCAAATCACCGAACTCGGCGCCCGGATTGCCGAAACCTACAACCGCGCCGCGCAGGTGCAGGGCGTGGACCGCGAGGGGGCCGAGGTGCAGCGCTACGAGGGCGGTGACGAGCGCGCGCTGATTGCCCAGGCCGTCAAGGACGCGCAGGCCGCCGGGCACACCAACATCGCCATCGTGACGCGGCGCGGGGCCGACGCCGACCGCCTGAGCGCCGAGCTGCGCGACTTCGACACCGACGCGCAGCCCATCACCACGCAGGAGCACCGTTTCAAGGGCGGGCTGGTCATTCTGCCGGTCAGCCTCGCTAAAGGGCTGGAATTCAGCGCGGCGATTGTGACCGGAGCGAACCAGACGACGTATGACGAGAGCACCGAGTACGAACGGCGCCTGCTCTATGTCGCCGCCAGCCGCGCCCTGCACTGGCTGGGGCTGGTGAGCGGTGGGGCGGAGCTGCACCCGCTGGTGCGCTGAGGGGTGGCTCACTGCCGAACCGTCTAAGGTCTATATGCGGAAAGTATGCATGGGACGGCATTTAGACTTTTAGACCGTTCGACCGTCCAACATTCAGCTCCTTCCCCGTGCTATCCTCAAATCCCGGAGGCCACACGCCCCGGCTTTTTTTGTTTTGGCGTGTGGCACGTGCCTTTCACAGTCCCGACCCTCGACCCTTAGACATTCCCGGAGGGAATCCATGAAATACATCTTCGTGACCGGCGGCGTGGTCAGCAGCCTCGGCAAAGGCGTGGCGAGTGCCAGCCTCGGGGCGCTGCTGCGTGCGCGCGGCTACAAAGTCACCGCCGTCAAAATCGACCCCTACATCAATATCGACGCCGGCACCATGCGGCCCTACGAGCACGGCGAATGCTTCGTGACGGCTTCGGGTGCCGAAACCGACCTCGACATCGGCAACTACGAGCGCTTTCTCGACCTCGACATTCCGGCGGGCAGCAACATCACCACCGGGCAGGTCTATCAGGAAGTCATCCGTAAGGAGCGGGCGGGCGATTACCTGTCGCAGACCGTGCAGGTCATTCCGCACGTGACCGATGAAATCAAGCGGCGCATCCGGGCGGCGGGCGAGTCGGCGGGTGCCGAAATCGTGCTGATCGAGGTGGGCGGCACGGTGGGCGACATCGAGTCGCTGCCCTTTCTGGAAGCCATCCGGCAG from Deinococcus radiodurans R1 = ATCC 13939 = DSM 20539 includes these protein-coding regions:
- a CDS encoding ATP-binding domain-containing protein codes for the protein MTELPIMLAVQAFTGGIGRAVGRTLEPFDHVVLDEAQDYSPLLYALLARAARPGHVTALGDLNQGMHGYKGPSKWQDVQDQLPGAQVLTLSRTYRSTRQITELGARIAETYNRAAQVQGVDREGAEVQRYEGGDERALIAQAVKDAQAAGHTNIAIVTRRGADADRLSAELRDFDTDAQPITTQEHRFKGGLVILPVSLAKGLEFSAAIVTGANQTTYDESTEYERRLLYVAASRALHWLGLVSGGAELHPLVR